Proteins encoded in a region of the Oscillospiraceae bacterium MB24-C1 genome:
- a CDS encoding LytTR family DNA-binding domain-containing protein yields the protein MKTLILDRDLVDKEGRLLLPKGSKIELSEENLLKFEQLGIVNQIKKVINRAKDRISPIKENSSIKNVFIKSILYFESKDKKIRIVTVDGQDFFYDRLENIMTKLNELTFYQIHKSYFVNLSHVIIFKYGGA from the coding sequence ATGAAAACTCTAATATTAGATAGAGATTTGGTTGATAAAGAAGGAAGATTGCTTCTACCAAAAGGCAGCAAAATAGAACTGTCAGAAGAAAATTTGCTGAAATTTGAGCAATTAGGTATAGTGAATCAAATTAAAAAGGTTATTAATAGAGCTAAAGATAGAATATCACCAATAAAAGAGAATTCTTCAATTAAAAATGTTTTTATAAAAAGCATTTTATATTTTGAGAGCAAAGATAAAAAAATTCGTATAGTAACAGTCGATGGACAAGATTTCTTTTATGATCGATTAGAAAATATAATGACTAAACTTAATGAACTTACTTTTTACCAAATTCATAAATCTTATTTTGTCAATTTATCTCATGTTATAATTTTTAAATATGGAGGAGCTTGA